A DNA window from Pyrus communis chromosome 3, drPyrComm1.1, whole genome shotgun sequence contains the following coding sequences:
- the LOC137729580 gene encoding probable hexosyltransferase MUCI70, producing MDKESPRSVSFRTHRRGERSNLNQHSKDVEEGFPLGRVTQDYPMKIVWKKGFIRLVLVGGILWMLLILLASLFHVWSCQSSISFFSAMCNKESKVFSMLDSLGFVPKGQSQHRCPIPVVSDPDKIKIPKGRTPDEIVKNLTYVLDDEILPDGTQSSPLFGGHQNWAQRDESFRLKSDMNLHCGFIRNGGAEMAPADIKYVKKCRFVVASGIFDGYDVPHQPSNLSPRSKKLFCFLMAVDETSLEFIKGNVTVREDNDGGKWVGIWRLVLLKHPPYDEPRRNGKVPKILTHRLFPNAQYSIWIDGKMELMVDPLQILERYLWRGKHTFSISQHKHHHSIYEEADANKRRKRYARPLIDLHMKIYRYEGLEPWDPTKKTVSDVPEGAIIIREHTAMSNLFSCLWFNEVHLFTPRDQLSFGYVVYRLGGLFKFFMFPNCEYNSLFVLHPHIREHSSRIEWVTSWNQLKGNGSISNKGKDWDQASAKNGLVESRGGLGLWTPYPANLDSVVLPPVARTSKAG from the exons ATGGATAAAGAGAGTCCGCGGTCTGTTTCTTTTCGCACACATCGTAGAGGCGAAAGGAGTAATTTAAACCAACATAGTAAAG ATGTTGAAGAGGGATTCCCTCTGGGAAGGGTGACGCAGGATTATCCCATGAAGATTGTTTGGAAGAAGGGCTTTATTCGATTGGTTCTTGTAGGTGGCATTTTGTGGATGCTACTAATTCTCCTCGCGTCATTATTTCATGTTTGGTCCTGCCAGTCTTCTATCTCTTTCTTCTCAG CTATGTGTAACAAAGAGAGCAAGGTCTTCTCCATGTTAGACTCCCTTGGGTTTGTACCAAAAGGACAATCGCAACACC GCTGTCCGATTCCTGTTGTCAGTGATCCTGATAAGATAAAAATTCCAAAAGGAAGAACTCCCGATGAAATTGTCAAAAACTTAACCTACGTTTTAGATGATGAGATTTTGCCTGACGGAACTCAGTCGTCCCCACTATTCGGAGGACATCAAAATTGGGCACAGAGAGATGAGAGTTTTAGACTAAAATCTGACATGAAC TTGCACTGTGGTTTTATTCGAAACGGTGGTGCTGAAATGGCTCCTGCAGACATCAAATATGTCAAAAAATGTAGATTTGTGGTTGCATCAGGCATTTTTGATGGTTATGATGTACCCCATCAACCTTCAAATTTAAGTCCTCGTTCTAAGAAGCTCTTCTGCTTTCTCATGGCGGTCGATGAAACATCTCTTGAATTTATCAAGGGAAATGTGACAGTCAGAGAGGATAATGATGGGGGAAAATGGGTTGGTATCTGGCGTCTTGTTTTGTTGAAACATCCGCCTTACGATGAGCCAAGAAGGAATGGGAAGGTCCCCAAGATATTAACCCACCGCTTGTTCCCTAACGCCCAGTACAGCATTTGGATTGATGGTAAAATGGAGCTCATGGTTGATCCATTGCAAATTTTAGAAAG ATATTTATGGCGTGGGAAGCATACATTTTCCATTTCTCAGCACAAGCACCACCACAGTATATACGAGGAGGCTGATGCAAACAAGCGGAGAAAGCGATATGCTCGACCTCTTATTGATCTACACATGAAAATTTATCGTTATGAGGGTTTGGAGCCATGGGATCCAACCAAGAAAACCGTTAGTG ATGTACCAGAGGGTGCCATTATCATAAGGGAACATACTGCGATGAGTAATTTATTTAGCTGCTTGTGGTTCAATGAGGTCCACCTCTTCACACCAAGAGACCAACTGAGTTTTGGTTATGTTGTGTACCGGTTAGGGGGGTTGTTTAAGTTCTTTATGTTTCCGAATTGTGAGTACAATTCCCTGTTTGTGTTGCATCCACACATTAGGGAGCATTCTTCTCGTATAGAGTGGGTAACAAGTTGGAATCAGCTCAAGGGGAATGGATCTATTTCAAATAAGGGTAAAGATTGGGACCAAGCCAGTGCGAAAAATGGTTTGGTAGAGAGT
- the LOC137727407 gene encoding uncharacterized protein has protein sequence MDVDVDHYKVLGLPSGEEGSKLTENDIKKAYRAKALVLHPDKRPDDPDAPANFQSLMSSYEILKDEKARKLFDDLLRVKRDQQRRHLERDSKRQRMVSDLEARERSAFAPDAAARDRAEEERISRKLKEEIERIRKEHAKKGAATDFAPKRETVGVGNGNVGGAKVGLDEEKMLKVSWENVGEGYTAERLRGLFSVFGEVEDIVIRGKKKRGSALVVMATKDAAVAATGTLLGDLSNPLLVIPLKPVSVTDAPPVQRPEEPDRLNHLVGAGYQSFEDSVLQKLKKV, from the exons ATGGATGTCGACGTTGATCACTATAAGGTTCTTGGTTTACCTTCCGGCGAGGAAGGCTCCAAGCTTACAGAGAATGATATTAAAAAGGCTTATCGAGCGAAGGCTTTGGTGTTGCACCCTGACAAGAGGCCCGATGATCCTGATGCCCCGGCCAACTTCCAGAGTCTCATGTCATCCTATGAGATACTCAAGGATGAGAAGGCCAGGAAACTGTTTGATGATTTACTCAGAGTTAAGAGAGACCAGCAGCGCCGCCATTTGGAACGCGATTCCAAGCGACAGAGGATGGTCTCTGATCTTGAAGCAAGAGAACGATCTGCCTTTGCTCCGGATGCGGCTGCCAGAGATAGAGCAGAAGAGGAGAGAATATCTAGGAAGCttaaagaagagattgagagaaTACGCAAGGAGCATGCAAAGAAAGGGGCGGCAACTGATTTTGCTCCCAAGAGAGAGACTGTTGGAGTTGGCAACGGAAATGTGGGTGGTGCAAAGGTAGGGTTGGATGAGGAGAAGATGCTTAAAGTTTCGTGGGAAAATGTTGGTGAAGGCTATACGGCAGAGAGGTTGAGAGGTTTGTTCTCGGTATTCGGCGAGGTTGAAGATATTGTCATCAGGGGCAAGAAGAAGAGAGGTTCGGCTCTTGTTGTGATGGCGACTAAAGATGCAGCT GTTGCTGCAACGGGAACTCTGTTAGGTGATCTTTCTAATCCATTGCTGGTTATACCTCTTAAACCAGTGTCAGTGACTGATGCTCCACCAGTTCAGAGGCCTGAGGAACCTGATCGACTTAACCATTTGGTTGGGGCTGGATATCAATCGTTTGAAGATTCTGTTTTGCAGAAACTGAAAAAGGTTTGA